A single Pan troglodytes isolate AG18354 chromosome 19, NHGRI_mPanTro3-v2.0_pri, whole genome shotgun sequence DNA region contains:
- the RFLNB gene encoding refilin-B, which yields MVGRLSLQDVPELVDAKKKGDGVLDSPDSGLPPSPSPSHWGLAAGGGGGERAAAPGTLEPDAAAATPAAPSPASLPLTPGCALRLCPLSFGEGVEFDPLPPKEVRYTSSVKYDSERHFIDDVQLPLGLAVASCSQTVTCVPNGTWRNYKAEVRFEPRHRPTRFLSTTIVYPKYPKAVYTTTLDYNCRKTLRRFLSSVELEAVELLGSDDLSDEC from the exons ATGGTGGGCCGGCTGAGCCTACAGGATGTGCCCGAGCTCGTGGACGCGAAGAAGAAGGGCGACGGCGTCCTGGACAGCCCGGACTCGGGGctgccccccagccccagccccagccactgGGGGCTCGCGGCGGGCGGAGGCGGCGGAGAGCGCGCGGCGGCACCGGGGACGCTGGAGCCCGACGCGGCGGCGGCGACCCCCGCGGCTCCG AGTCCAGCGTCTCTCCCCCTGACTCCCGGCTGTGCGCTGAGGCTTTGTCCCCTGTCCTTTGGCGAAGGAGTGGAGTTTGACCCCTTACCACCAAAGGAAGTAAG GTACACCTCCTCGGTCAAGTACGACTCCGAGAGGCACTTCATCGACGACGTGCAGCTGCCCCTGGGCCTGGCGGTGGCCTCCTGCAGCCAGACGGTCACCTGTGTCCCCAATGGCACGTGGCGCAACTACAAGGCCGAGGTGCGCTTCGAGCCCCGCCACAGGCCCACCCGCTTCCTCAGCACCACCATCGTGTACCCCAAGTACCCCAAGGCCGTCTACACCACCACCCTGGATTACAACTGCCGCAAGACGCTGAGGAGGTTTCTGTCCAGCGTGGAGCTCGAAGCCGTGGAGCTCCTGGGCAGCGACGACCTCTCCGATGAATGCTGA